The stretch of DNA GCTGGCACAGGTGGCACAGGGGGCATAGTGGTGGGAATGGGCCCCACagctgaggggggaggagggggaggaggaggagcagcagaaggtggtgggggggctgaAGCGGCCGGGGGCTCCGCTTTTGGAGCCTCTGCAGCTTTGGGTGCACCAGCTAAAGACGCAAACAGGTAACAATTAGGATAAAACTGactttaaatgtattatcttaataattctattttttgtacatttttcaataaaagtGCGATAATCAATACCTCCTTTGCGAAGCTTAAAAAGTGGAGTTCCTCCCTCAACCTTCCCTCCATCGGGAACCAAAAGCTCCTCGATCactccagcagcaggagagggaaCCTGCACTGATGTCtaagagcagagagaagaaaaaaaataaaataaaattttgagGGTAAAGTGAAATGTTATTTTAggcaaaaaaacacagcatgccCTAATTATTTCATTCACGTTGTgccacacaatcacacacacacaatctagAATAGCATTGAGGGCTGAGAACAGAAGGCCAGGAATGTGCACGATATTTACTTTTTGGCTTTTTAGTTTTACCTTATCAGTCTCAATTTCGCACACCACCTCATCCTCGGAGACGGTGTCTCCAACCGCTGTAAGAAGAACACTGTTTTACCATCTGAGTACAAATGTACTATCTTTTGTTCAGTTTGGTTGTGATTTGGCTGGTGTCGTTATCAGAAGCAACTGTAGTAATTTATATTCATTAATCAATAAAAGTTACCTTTCTCCCACCTCACGTCCCCCTCTGTGACAGATTCTGCAAACGCAGGAGTCTTGACTGTGACAACTTCATTTCCTGGAGTACAAAGACAAGCGAGAAGAAATGCATCAGTGGTTGTGCTTCTTATTCAGATAAATTAAAGGAATGCAGACTGAAACATACTGTGGGCAACAGATGTCCTGAAGTAGTGGATTTGGAAGACGCTGGACCGGGGATCAGATTTTCTAAAGAAATCAGAATACAGTTAAATTAGACAAGTAAcaaaaatccccccaaaaatgATTGAAGTTATCAATCAGGTCTGCAAAAATTGCTGATTCAAGCTTGTCTTGTGTATATGGAACAGCATTTTATACTGTGCATCATTGAGTTGGATAAAATTGCAGACTGACAAGACAAGACTGACAGATTTATTGATGGATATTAATAGGCTTTTGGCAGTGCATGGCTGGCACTGAGTGAACCGGTGTTGACAACTCATTCATTCAGATCTACAGTCTGAATGGTGTAATTACATAGTAAAGGTCCTTTTCTCTTAAAAAAAGGTCAgtgcttttaaatgaattataGTACTTACACAGTGTTGTTGAGAGTGACAGAATGGCTAACTGACAGAGCTGTAAAGAAATGGACAAGAGCACTGTGTTAGTAACTTCTTGCAGCAGGACTATCTCGAAGCAGAGATTGGGATTCAAGACTTAATACTTGAACAGTGCACAGCACACATACCTGCCGTGGCCCGACGAGCTAACACATTATTCCCCTgtgaaaagacagacacagtcaaacATTACAACACGGCCACTACATTTTGAATGTTAAGTATTGTGCAGAATAATAACAACTCTTTAAGTACAGGATTTCTGGAAAATATACACCTATAAGTTAACTCTGACATCAAGGTTAGATCAATAAAGGTGGAACTGTAGAAAAATGGCAATAGAGTCAACAACAGGGGGTAGAAATCGGTGCTTTTGATCAAAGGTCATATCTGCACGCTAcaatgacctttgacctttaatcaataaaatcatctGGTAAACAGGTGGTTTATGTGGTTTTGCATTAGACCTAAACCAGCAAAtgtaaaacagatatttttactGGAGCATCTAATTGAACGGCTGCTATAAAGCTTAATGGCCCAGTACTAATCTCAATGACAGATGACATCTGACTTTGACGACTTATCTTCTGATGCCACTACAGAAAGTTATGCccttaaatgaagaaaaacattaaattagcTAAACTGGGCGTTTTTTCCCGCAGacataaagcagaaaatgacCTCAGCGTGACAGCTAAAATCACCCTGCTAACCCGTACATTTAGCTTAATATAGCTAGCATGTTCTTGCTAGCAGGCTACATAAATACTACTGAAGTTTGTGTTAGCTGTACATGAACATGGACCAGACACTTTCTTCATAGGTCAACCGCCTTCAAATGTTAAGTCAAAACGTGACACCAACCCAACGCAGAAGGCACCGCTTTTAACTTAAACACAGACTGCAGCAAAGACTTGAAAAGGAAAGTGTCCTCCTGTCCTTGGCTGGCAATGTTACGGCCTGACCGTGGCCTACAGCAGAGAGCcggctaatgctaatgctagctctGACAGAGCTGAACAGGCAGAAGCTGAAGCCAAAGACAACGAGGAGGACCGTCGCGAGTGGCAACgacaacattttatttgcttgttGCCTACCTGGCGGAGGGCAGAGATAGAACGGCCAAAATTCCTGGTGAGACACCGGGAATGGGATAGCATGATGGCTGTGTGACAGCAGCCTGTCGGCGGAAGGGAAACTCTGGTCACACCGACAGGCTAGGACGTGCACGCGCAACAACCAAGGAAGTAGTGTGGGACAAACCAAGTGGTCCAactggaggggggaggggcggGGGAGTCCTCACTGTGGTCCCCTCTGACCCCCACACTAATGTAACTACTGAGAAATGatctacaaataaaaagtgcacaCCTTTACCCACCTCTACAGACACAGGGAACAACTTAAGAATACAAAtgtattagaaaaaaaaaaaaaatgaaactagAATAGAGTAGAAtttaatagaatagaatagggATAACAGGTACCAGTGTGAAGCatagagtagaatagaataaaaatataatagaatagaGATAACATATCTATAAGTACCAGTGTAAAgcatagaatagaatagattagaaataaagtaaaaatagaatagataagaacagaatagaatagagatAACATATCTATAGGTACCTGTGTAAAgcatagaatagaatagaaaagtaATAAGATAAGACAAGGCAACATACCTACAAgtaacaatataaaaaataaaagagaataaaaaaaagaataaaatatgataaGATTAGACAATGAAGACAGGCACCactgtgatatatatataatagaaaacaatacaatggagaaacattaaattaaGATGACTTTTTCACCTGACAATCTTAGAGTGGTCTTTTACCCTAAAATGCTATAATGAGTATAGAGGATAGGTTTGctttttaacttatttaactTGTGTACTCTGGCTTTCTCTCCTGTCTTCTTTGTGTTTACGCGAGCTTGGTGTTTTATTCTGTCTCTATATCACATAATGCGGTTATTATTTATGTGGGCCTATACATCATGTAGGCCTGTGCACGTGCATCATGCTCACAGATGTGATTTAGACTGAATTACTAGGCTGGGGATATGAGCAGTCTCTGCTTTGTTGTGTGGCCTCAGTCCATCAGCTCCCATCCACTGCGAGCAGACTGTCACTCAAACACCTTTCAGATACCTTCCTCCTCTTAACATGATGTGGCTGGTGTGCGGCCACAGCATAGCTTTGTGATGGCCACGCCCCAGCTGGGTTTGATGCATCGCCTCTCCTGCAGCGCTCCTGTCCAACTCACTCACAGTCTGCGCAGGCCAGCGGCACGGAAGCACGTCCCGGCGCAACAGGTAAGGTCCCATCACCGCCGCTCACCGTGTCTCTGTGATCCGAGGTGAAGCCGCAGTGAGACGGACTGTATGCCTGCAGCTCTCCTCGCTTCACAACTCATCTCTACACTTTAGTGGGTTTTCATGAGAGAGATTTGCACTTGTTGGGGGTGTTTCTGACAGTACAGCAGGCAGCTATGAGCACATGTTTGGTGAGTTTTTAATTCAGGTATGAAGTGTTTATTGACTGTGGAGTGAATGTTCAAGGGTTTATAACTCAGACATTTTTGGTTTGCTTTGTAGGATTATATCtagctttttatatttttttctttttaaggatAGAATAGACAAACCAAATCAGGCTGCACCATCACTATAGTTTCCTGTGTAAATCAgttgaacatttctgtaaagtGAATGTTCTTCTTCAGGCAGTCTGCGTCAACTAATCTCCCATACAAAGAGAAAGTCCACAGCCTGTTATATTGTAGGGAAATTAACAAAAAGTAAAGGAAACATTGACATTACTTACTCTGTCCtcaaatgaaaattaaattatCATAAATGTTGCTTTGTGGAATATATGAGTCTACTTGTTTTTACACATCCTCTGACAGCAGTTTAGTCTTTTTgatatagtatttttttttatttatttacagcctattaaaagtaagaaacagaaacataagTGGGGCTTCTTAAGTTGTGTAAATTACTGATATAGAATCCATTGTCTAATgtcaaaatataatgcaaattcTATCTATTTCAGGTCCGTTTGTTTATACAGATGTATATTCAATTAATTTAACAATGCACTTGCAGCCCACTGTGTGGCTATATTTTGTGTTACAGCACGGAAAGTATTAAATTAAACACTTAAAGGGAGTGAAGCGTGTGACCGCAGAATCAGGCTGTTGAGCGTTTTATTTTCACGACTGAAGATCATCTCTTAATCATTCCTGAAGATGAAAACCATGAAAAGATAAAGAGGTTTTCTTGATACTTTCTCTTGTGAAATGTACACACAGAGCCGTTTCTTGTGCATGGTCTGTTGCTCTTTTTATCCTTTAAGTTAACCATTATTACAACACCATATATGCTCTTTCTTATAGCTTAAGATCaagtgtttattttaatttatttattcatgacgGAACTGAGGATATTGGACCAGACTAACACAGGGTTCTTTGATTTCTTATTATATTTAACAGAATTTCTAcattgtttctgttcatttgcTTGTTAATGTTGTAATTTTAAAACCACAGGTGTCAGTTTATTTTTTACGAACAGAATTGCCTGCTCAGGTTTTATCTACTAAACTAatgtaataattttaaaaatcaaaacactTATCTTTGCTATATCTACCCAAAAATGAAGATTCATCACATGCCACTGTCATAACTATTtgttacaaataaataaactattgTTTATTTGAATGCCACTGCaggcaaagacacaaaacacattaaggTGTCATTTTTTACTAAAAATATGAGCAATTTAAACCAATGACActttttggatttaaaaattGTTAGGTGCTATGTGTTATTTTGCTATATTTTATCctaatttaatgttttgtttcatttttactaTCTTaactgttttccatttttgtgtcatttcagATTCTTGCATTTTACATAACTGTGATTCTGCAACGTGTGTAGCTGAAGCCCTCAACAGTTCTTTCAGTGAGCATGAACCTCAGTCTTCCCGACCAGAACATGCACAACTCCAGTGAAGGCTGCCTAGAGGACGACAAACCTGATGTCATGTTGCCTTGCTTCCGCAGAAACATGTATGACGAGCCTCTGGCCTCGTACTCCAACGGATCCATCATCTCTCAACTGCTCCGCAAGACAATCCACAATAAAAGGGCCCTAGACGAAAGCCATTTCTATCTTTccagctccactgctgctgaCTCCGGCCAGGAGGACCAGAGCAGTGTCTCCTCAAAGGACAGCACGGTGGAAGCTGCCTCTCCCAGTGGTCATGTTTCTACAGGAGCCAGCCCAGAGGGGGAGCATCCCATAACTGACCACCTGCAGGCCAAGAGGGCCAGAGTGGAAAACATTATAAGGGTCATGGCGGGCTCTCCCAACAGCAGGCAGCACGGAGACAGTGAGAGGTCTGACACAGATACCAGAGACACCAGAGAGGCCAGAGAAGCATACAGGGAGAACAAACGTAAACAGCGCCTGCCTCAGCATCAGGAACACAGTGTTGGAGGACCGGCAAGCAGAAGACCTGGAAGCAGCAACAGCGATAGCTGCAACACAAAGGACGAGGAGTGTCACAAGCTGAAAGAGCAGCTCCACAGCATGCAGAGGCTCCTGCGTCAGCTCCAGGAAAAGTTCCTCCAAGTTTACAACCAGGAAGACCTTGAACACAATGACAGAGATGAGACAGAAGTCGCTGCTGAGCATGACACCCTGGGAGAAAGCATGGAGTCCCACTACATAAGCGCTGAAGACGATTGCGAGAGGAAGAATAGCAGAGCGGCTGCAGAGTGTAAGGACCGTATGAAAGTAGTTGATTATCTTATGCACCAAAGAGAAAGTCAGAACCTACAGGAGACCCTGAAGCAGGAGCTCTCCAGGGCGGTGAATGACTGTGTGGACAGGGTGTTCAAGAAGGTGTCCTCCACAGGGCTGGATCTGTCCCCTCAGCAGCGCATGTGCTCATCTCCAGAGATGCAGATCAGCATGGGCGCGGACAGGAAGAGCCAACAGGCCGGCTCCACCCAGGAACAGCCCCAGGCCGAAGAGGCTGCAGTGAAACCCCGATCTTTGGAGTATTATGAAAGCTCTGAGGCTCAAAGCCCACAGGACCAGACAGAGGCGCTGTCACTGGTGGTCCGCAAGCCGGCAGTGACCCCTCTGAGCTCAGTCACCCCGACAGTGAAGAGGCCCTATCCTGTACACCAGACACCATTTCAGTTCAATTACAGCACCCCTCTGCATGACAGTCAGATCCTGGAGCATCTTCTTAAATACGGGCCCCATTCCAACTTTGGAGGTCTCCCTTGCATGCCCCCATCAATGGACAGGACCTCACCAGACTCAGTGGACCTGCCCTGGGACACCATCGCCATGAGGTCCAAGGTGACGTCCAGCCACCTCGGCCACCACCCTCGTCCCTCCGCCCTGGGGGCAGTGACAGTCGACAATCTGTGTCTCCCTCATGTCAAAATCGAGTGTGGTGAACTGCAGAGCATGGCTGAGCGAAACCCCTACATGTCCCTCAACATAtcctttcattttaaaagaaatatagcGAGTTAGATCGGCTTTTCTTTAGGCTTTTTCTTGATGAAGGATGAAAACCTATATTGTTTAattgatgatgataaaaaaatatagacagtcagatgtttttttttcgaCATATGCAGATTGAAAGTGCTTTTATAGATCGACTGCTTTTTATTATACGTTTATTTACATAAggctaaaaaaaatctgcttgtGCAAGTTGACAAAATTTGCAGTGAAAACCTCAATGTCGTATCACAGTATTCTGTGCTATTCCCATTACAGCAGGGTATGTTTGATGATATCTTATATATGctgtatttatctttttattttacacaaactCCCTATATTTCAGCTCTTCCATTTGAACAATGGCTGGTTGAGGCTCATTGCAGCATGGACAGTTTCAGTAACAAACTTCAAGGAGAATTTTTTC from Pempheris klunzingeri isolate RE-2024b chromosome 13, fPemKlu1.hap1, whole genome shotgun sequence encodes:
- the prox2 gene encoding prospero homeobox protein 2, with amino-acid sequence MNLSLPDQNMHNSSEGCLEDDKPDVMLPCFRRNMYDEPLASYSNGSIISQLLRKTIHNKRALDESHFYLSSSTAADSGQEDQSSVSSKDSTVEAASPSGHVSTGASPEGEHPITDHLQAKRARVENIIRVMAGSPNSRQHGDSERSDTDTRDTREAREAYRENKRKQRLPQHQEHSVGGPASRRPGSSNSDSCNTKDEECHKLKEQLHSMQRLLRQLQEKFLQVYNQEDLEHNDRDETEVAAEHDTLGESMESHYISAEDDCERKNSRAAAECKDRMKVVDYLMHQRESQNLQETLKQELSRAVNDCVDRVFKKVSSTGLDLSPQQRMCSSPEMQISMGADRKSQQAGSTQEQPQAEEAAVKPRSLEYYESSEAQSPQDQTEALSLVVRKPAVTPLSSVTPTVKRPYPVHQTPFQFNYSTPLHDSQILEHLLKYGPHSNFGGLPCMPPSMDRTSPDSVDLPWDTIAMRSKVTSSHLGHHPRPSALGAVTVDNLCLPHVKIECGELQSMAERNPYMSLNIQEGLTPSHLKKAKLMFFYTRYPSSNVLKTFFPDVKFNRCITSQLIKWFSNFREFYYIQMEKFARQAIVDGISDVKDITVSRDSELFRALNMHYNKANDFHVPDRFLEVAEITLHEFYNAISAAKDSDPSWKKAIYKVICKLDSDVPEEFKTSSYL